A genomic window from Sporosarcina sp. Marseille-Q4063 includes:
- a CDS encoding cyclodeaminase translates to MIIFTEEEIRSSVKFGPEVVAVVEDAFTQLATKKVIMPPIMRVDVEENNGEVDVKTAYITGKDVFALKVSSGFFNNPQLGLPSANGFMALISTITGQPEAFLLDNGYLTEIRTAAAGAVAAKYLAKEQVTTVGVIGTGAQARYQMKALKTVRDFKEILVYGRSEQNVKDFQKEMESALNVKVIATNNPEQIVRDSEIVVTTTPAKEPIIKAEWLHPGLHITAMGSDAETKQELEADVLKNADRYVCDVQSQCATLGELHHAVKQGIFYETDQVIELGEITAGKVPGRLHDEEVTVCDLTGTGIQDTAIAIFAFELLKKMGTSGLFVDNQKELSFL, encoded by the coding sequence TTGATTATCTTTACTGAAGAAGAAATCCGTTCATCGGTGAAGTTCGGACCTGAAGTAGTTGCGGTTGTAGAAGACGCTTTCACGCAACTGGCGACGAAGAAAGTCATTATGCCGCCAATTATGCGGGTGGATGTAGAAGAGAATAACGGGGAAGTCGATGTCAAGACGGCCTATATCACTGGGAAAGATGTCTTTGCTTTGAAGGTTTCCTCCGGATTTTTCAATAATCCACAGCTAGGTTTACCGAGTGCCAATGGATTCATGGCATTAATCAGCACGATAACGGGTCAACCTGAAGCCTTTTTACTGGATAACGGGTATCTGACTGAAATACGAACTGCAGCAGCAGGGGCAGTAGCGGCCAAGTATTTGGCGAAAGAACAAGTGACGACAGTCGGAGTGATTGGAACCGGGGCACAAGCGAGATATCAAATGAAAGCGCTTAAAACTGTCCGTGATTTCAAAGAAATCCTCGTTTATGGACGTTCTGAACAAAATGTGAAAGATTTTCAAAAAGAAATGGAATCAGCATTAAATGTGAAGGTTATTGCAACCAATAATCCTGAACAAATTGTAAGAGACAGCGAAATTGTCGTCACAACCACACCTGCGAAAGAGCCAATCATAAAGGCGGAATGGCTGCATCCAGGCCTTCATATCACTGCCATGGGTTCCGATGCTGAAACCAAACAAGAACTTGAAGCGGATGTGTTAAAGAATGCGGATCGTTATGTATGCGATGTGCAATCGCAGTGCGCCACTCTTGGAGAGCTTCATCACGCGGTTAAGCAAGGAATCTTTTATGAAACCGATCAGGTGATTGAACTTGGGGAAATCACTGCGGGTAAAGTTCCAGGGAGACTACATGATGAAGAAGTGACGGTCTGTGATTTGACGGGTACCGGAATACAGGATACAGCTATTGCCATTTTCGCATTTGAATTATTAAAGAAGATGGGTACGAGCGGATTGTTTGTAGATAACCAAAAGGAGCTCAGTTTTTTATAA
- a CDS encoding M24 family metallopeptidase, whose product MMPFSLNEYKDRLGRTKASMMEQGIEVLLITNPANMNYLSGYDGWSFYVDQMLIVIIDEDQPIWIGRKMDAKAAEVTTWLYTDNIIPYPEDHVHSNYKHPMDFIAKILTQIGQSKRRIGVEMGSYYFSALAYEKLKVNLPNAQLSDATLLVNYVRIIKSEMEIKYIKRAAKIAEIGMSTAVASIQEGVRECDVAANIYCDLISGTQEYGGDYPSIVPLLPAGKNTSTPHLTWTDRKYVNNEMVIIELAGCHQRYHSPLARTVSIGAPTAQALDTSKILVEGVNAALDAVKPGATCEDIESAWNAVISKHGISKESRIGYSVGLNYPPDWGEHTASIRKGDFTILQPNMTFHLIPGLWFEDYGIEISESFRVTENGCEVLASFNRELIIKDPLQIVI is encoded by the coding sequence ATGATGCCATTTAGTTTAAATGAGTACAAGGATCGGTTGGGACGGACTAAGGCCAGTATGATGGAACAAGGAATTGAAGTGTTGCTTATTACGAACCCGGCAAACATGAACTATTTGTCAGGCTATGATGGTTGGTCCTTTTATGTCGATCAAATGTTAATTGTCATCATCGACGAGGATCAGCCGATTTGGATTGGAAGAAAAATGGATGCTAAAGCGGCTGAAGTAACGACATGGTTATACACAGATAACATTATTCCGTATCCAGAAGATCATGTTCATTCCAATTATAAACATCCGATGGATTTCATCGCCAAAATCTTAACGCAGATTGGTCAGTCAAAACGGAGGATTGGCGTAGAAATGGGCTCCTATTATTTTTCAGCTTTAGCTTATGAAAAACTGAAGGTGAATTTACCGAATGCGCAACTTTCTGACGCCACGCTTCTCGTGAATTATGTTCGGATTATAAAATCTGAAATGGAAATCAAATATATCAAAAGAGCGGCTAAAATTGCGGAAATTGGCATGAGTACTGCCGTCGCATCCATTCAGGAAGGTGTCCGAGAATGTGATGTGGCGGCAAATATATATTGCGATTTAATCAGTGGAACACAAGAATATGGAGGGGATTATCCGTCAATCGTACCCCTGTTACCGGCAGGGAAAAATACTTCAACACCGCATTTGACTTGGACTGATCGAAAATATGTGAACAATGAAATGGTCATTATTGAATTGGCTGGCTGTCATCAGCGTTACCATTCCCCGTTAGCAAGGACTGTTTCTATAGGGGCACCGACTGCGCAAGCGTTGGATACCTCGAAAATTTTAGTAGAAGGTGTAAATGCTGCTCTGGATGCGGTTAAGCCTGGCGCTACTTGCGAGGATATAGAAAGTGCTTGGAATGCAGTCATTTCAAAACATGGAATCAGTAAAGAATCCAGAATTGGTTATTCCGTGGGATTGAATTATCCACCAGATTGGGGCGAGCATACAGCGAGTATCCGAAAAGGCGATTTTACAATATTACAACCGAACATGACATTTCATCTCATTCCGGGTCTTTGGTTTGAAGATTATGGGATTGAAATTAGTGAATCGTTCAGAGTAACAGAAAATGGTTGCGAAGTATTGGCAAGTTTTAATCGGGAATTGATTATAAAAGATCCATTACAAATCGTCATTTAG
- a CDS encoding PucR family transcriptional regulator encodes MHLSVKEILESRLLKTTKLKTSEGTIDGKVVEWVSVIESPVENFVRENEFVLTTGIGCHEKTEEFLSFVKDVYDSGASALAIATGRYIFEIPEEIIHFAEDRKFAIIEFPWEIRFADIVHEIMTKMNDLNQNNRKRSEDVQQHLIQKILEGKTLEHITKYVELELNQSVLICNEKGEAIAGSANPRDVLTLWNQLKKNMSIHESHHPMQSEIGKIENGDMQLLHLNIQSDTGHKGDFFILSETGSSLNEQEVTIAEQAVVAAALWFSRNSAVIKAESRMQNEFLLNLAKGERMSEEHVASHAEFFRYNLNLPYICIVGFPENLNDLINHDANLSQSRKASLERMSIYIKEGMLYAAENLQRQLLFAYENDEVIVFLETPNSVASDTVNQFLDLVERRFSHLLPGVTFSWGIGKEKDGIWNYTSSFQKAKAALEMGRSQRGIGKRIDFDETQINRLLLNLAINEEVQDITMSTVSPLVEYDEKRDMDLIQTFITYKNNNLNVSQTARELNLHRQSLLYRLRKIESLTMLSLVDPDDLFLLNFSIKVWTTGVIKK; translated from the coding sequence ATGCATTTATCAGTCAAGGAAATTTTAGAATCTCGTCTATTAAAGACAACCAAACTAAAAACAAGCGAAGGAACTATTGATGGAAAAGTGGTTGAATGGGTCTCGGTTATAGAAAGTCCTGTTGAAAACTTTGTTAGGGAAAATGAATTCGTCCTTACGACAGGGATCGGTTGTCACGAAAAGACAGAAGAGTTTTTGAGTTTTGTTAAAGATGTATACGACTCAGGTGCTTCGGCCCTCGCGATTGCAACAGGCAGATATATTTTTGAAATACCGGAGGAGATTATCCATTTTGCCGAAGATAGAAAGTTTGCCATAATTGAGTTCCCTTGGGAAATCCGATTCGCGGATATTGTCCATGAAATAATGACTAAAATGAATGATTTAAATCAAAATAATAGGAAGCGTTCTGAGGATGTACAGCAACACCTTATCCAAAAGATTCTTGAAGGGAAAACGTTGGAGCATATCACGAAATATGTTGAGCTAGAATTGAATCAATCTGTTTTGATTTGTAATGAGAAGGGTGAAGCTATCGCAGGTAGCGCGAATCCAAGAGACGTACTTACTTTGTGGAATCAGCTGAAGAAAAATATGTCCATACATGAATCGCATCATCCCATGCAGTCCGAGATAGGAAAGATAGAAAACGGGGATATGCAGCTTCTTCATCTGAATATCCAATCCGACACAGGTCATAAAGGAGACTTTTTCATTTTATCTGAAACGGGCAGCAGTCTAAATGAACAGGAAGTGACGATTGCAGAGCAGGCTGTAGTTGCTGCCGCCTTATGGTTTTCACGTAACAGCGCGGTGATAAAAGCCGAAAGCCGGATGCAAAATGAATTTTTACTGAACTTAGCGAAAGGGGAAAGAATGTCTGAAGAACATGTGGCGTCACACGCTGAATTTTTCAGATACAATCTTAATCTTCCTTATATATGTATCGTCGGTTTTCCGGAAAATCTGAATGACCTCATTAATCATGATGCGAATCTCTCCCAGTCAAGAAAAGCAAGTTTGGAAAGAATGAGCATCTATATCAAAGAAGGCATGTTATACGCTGCTGAAAATCTCCAACGCCAACTTCTTTTTGCATACGAAAATGACGAAGTGATCGTTTTTTTGGAGACACCGAACAGTGTAGCATCGGATACCGTCAATCAGTTCTTGGATTTAGTGGAAAGAAGGTTTAGTCACTTGCTTCCCGGCGTCACTTTTTCCTGGGGAATCGGAAAGGAAAAAGACGGAATCTGGAATTATACATCTAGTTTTCAAAAAGCGAAAGCCGCTTTGGAAATGGGCAGAAGTCAAAGAGGCATAGGAAAGCGCATTGATTTTGATGAAACCCAAATTAATCGGCTGTTATTGAATTTAGCCATCAATGAAGAAGTCCAAGATATCACGATGTCAACAGTATCGCCTTTGGTAGAATACGATGAAAAAAGAGATATGGATTTGATTCAGACATTCATAACTTATAAAAACAATAACTTGAATGTGAGCCAAACAGCCCGTGAACTGAATCTCCATCGTCAATCTCTTTTATATCGTTTACGAAAAATAGAATCGTTGACGATGTTATCACTCGTAGATCCAGATGATTTGTTTTTATTGAATTTCAGTATTAAAGTTTGGACGACAGGAGTTATTAAAAAATGA
- the eutB gene encoding hydroxyectoine utilization dehydratase EutB, with translation MDAKLEEKLSITNTQLIWKARNNIQNIIVETPLISSPVLSDRMGAEVYLKLENLQDIGAFKVRGAANKIISLTEEKKQCGVATFSTGNHGLAVAYVARKLGIKATVCISSRVPLAKVDAIRRAGADIVIIGESQDDAEKYCYELQEKHGMTVIKPFDDLEVIAGQGTIGLELLEALPDLDAVIVPLSGGGLIAGVAIALKSVNPMIQVIGVSMEGASVMNESIQAGKPVVLQEQDTLADSLLGGIGLNNEYTFDIVKNYVDDIILVSEDEIAQGMTFMVEHHRMVVEGAAAVGIAAIIQGKIQGRYKKVGTIITGNNIDFSVILEILQNYKREEW, from the coding sequence ATGGATGCAAAGTTAGAAGAGAAGCTGAGCATAACGAATACTCAGCTGATTTGGAAAGCGAGAAATAATATTCAAAATATTATTGTGGAAACGCCTCTCATCTCCTCGCCGGTATTATCCGATAGAATGGGGGCAGAGGTTTATTTGAAGTTAGAAAATCTACAGGATATCGGTGCATTTAAGGTCAGAGGAGCGGCCAATAAAATAATCAGTTTGACTGAGGAAAAAAAGCAGTGTGGGGTGGCTACATTTTCCACTGGAAATCATGGATTGGCTGTTGCGTATGTGGCGCGAAAGCTCGGCATCAAGGCGACTGTTTGTATATCCAGCCGGGTCCCGCTAGCGAAAGTGGATGCCATCCGGAGGGCAGGAGCGGATATTGTAATTATTGGAGAAAGTCAGGATGATGCTGAAAAGTATTGTTATGAACTACAGGAAAAGCATGGTATGACTGTTATTAAACCATTCGACGATTTAGAAGTGATTGCTGGACAAGGTACAATTGGTCTTGAATTATTGGAAGCGCTCCCAGACCTAGATGCTGTTATTGTACCGCTTTCTGGAGGAGGATTGATAGCAGGCGTGGCAATTGCATTGAAATCAGTGAATCCTATGATTCAAGTAATCGGCGTATCAATGGAAGGGGCTTCTGTCATGAATGAGAGTATTCAAGCAGGAAAGCCGGTTGTTTTACAGGAACAGGACACTCTCGCAGACAGTCTGCTTGGCGGGATAGGATTGAATAATGAATATACGTTTGACATTGTCAAAAACTATGTTGATGATATCATTCTAGTTTCAGAGGATGAGATTGCACAAGGAATGACTTTCATGGTTGAACATCACAGGATGGTTGTTGAAGGGGCGGCCGCCGTAGGAATCGCTGCCATCATTCAAGGGAAAATACAAGGACGTTATAAAAAAGTTGGAACAATCATCACGGGGAATAATATAGACTTCTCAGTAATTCTTGAAATTCTTCAGAACTATAAAAGGGAAGAGTGGTGA
- a CDS encoding substrate-binding domain-containing protein, with amino-acid sequence MRKIKFVLFVILIFAGAIMMTGMASEKGVKSKKDNNIVYVYGPGGPFGPMEELAKRFSKGQGIQVQVVAGPEGKWIENAKQNGDIIYGGSSYMLRNFSFAHPKLLSEDSWVELYSRPAGILVRKGNPKNIQTFADLTKENVRIVDVNGAGQLGLWEDLAGRKGLIPDIQQNIAVSVKTSAEAIELWKLDSTIDAWITYESWHYRLQNETDLVKFSEEDKLYRGTPAALTLKGQNKKMAEKFLTYLQTEEAHKVFQKWGWK; translated from the coding sequence TTGAGGAAAATTAAGTTCGTGCTTTTCGTTATTCTGATTTTTGCAGGGGCGATTATGATGACAGGTATGGCAAGTGAAAAGGGCGTAAAGTCGAAAAAGGATAATAATATTGTTTATGTTTATGGTCCGGGTGGTCCTTTTGGTCCGATGGAAGAATTAGCGAAGCGTTTTTCAAAAGGACAAGGCATTCAAGTTCAAGTGGTTGCTGGACCGGAAGGAAAATGGATTGAAAATGCAAAACAGAATGGGGACATTATTTACGGCGGCTCATCATACATGTTACGTAACTTTTCGTTTGCACATCCAAAATTATTAAGCGAAGATTCTTGGGTTGAATTATATTCCCGTCCTGCAGGAATACTAGTGAGAAAGGGAAATCCAAAAAACATTCAAACATTTGCTGATTTAACAAAAGAAAATGTCCGTATTGTCGACGTGAACGGGGCGGGACAACTTGGACTTTGGGAGGATTTAGCGGGTCGTAAGGGACTCATCCCCGATATTCAACAAAATATTGCTGTTTCGGTCAAAACGAGTGCCGAAGCGATAGAACTATGGAAATTAGATTCAACAATCGATGCATGGATCACGTATGAATCTTGGCATTATCGACTTCAAAATGAAACGGACTTAGTAAAGTTTTCGGAAGAAGATAAATTATACAGGGGAACACCAGCAGCTTTGACCTTAAAAGGTCAAAATAAAAAGATGGCTGAAAAGTTTTTAACTTATTTACAAACTGAAGAAGCCCATAAGGTTTTTCAGAAATGGGGATGGAAGTAG
- a CDS encoding SDR family NAD(P)-dependent oxidoreductase: MLLQEKVALITGAGSGLGRAQAIEYVKEGAKVIVNDLNEVGLAETEKLIKDLNGTVLGIVADISKKEDIQMMIKKALETFGTVDICVNNAAVLADFKASLDITEEEWDLIMNVNVKAVYLLTNEILPHMLKKGKGTFINIASIGGTIAGVGDAAYITSKHAVVGYTKQLAFNYAKDGIRAVALCPGLIDTPMVQYAIQQGRPEVVRQINAIPSEHIGRAEEVAYFSAYLASEKAKHINGVEMKIDGGQSIS; this comes from the coding sequence ATGTTATTACAAGAGAAAGTCGCCTTAATTACAGGCGCTGGGTCAGGACTAGGTAGAGCACAAGCAATTGAATACGTAAAAGAAGGTGCAAAGGTCATCGTTAATGATCTAAATGAGGTGGGTTTAGCTGAAACAGAAAAACTAATCAAAGATCTTAATGGAACTGTACTTGGTATTGTTGCTGACATTTCTAAAAAAGAAGACATTCAAATGATGATTAAAAAGGCGCTTGAAACATTTGGTACAGTCGATATTTGCGTGAATAACGCAGCTGTTTTGGCGGATTTCAAAGCATCTCTTGATATTACTGAAGAAGAATGGGACCTAATCATGAATGTAAACGTTAAAGCAGTCTATTTACTTACAAATGAGATTTTGCCTCATATGTTGAAAAAAGGGAAGGGTACATTCATTAATATTGCTTCAATTGGAGGAACAATTGCTGGTGTAGGGGACGCAGCATATATTACTTCTAAGCATGCCGTTGTTGGATATACGAAACAACTAGCTTTCAATTATGCTAAAGACGGAATTCGCGCCGTTGCACTTTGTCCAGGACTAATCGATACGCCAATGGTCCAGTATGCAATTCAACAAGGTCGTCCTGAAGTTGTTCGACAAATAAACGCTATTCCATCTGAACATATCGGGCGCGCTGAAGAAGTCGCCTATTTTTCGGCATACTTAGCAAGTGAAAAAGCAAAACATATAAACGGTGTTGAAATGAAAATTGATGGTGGACAATCGATTTCATAA